In a single window of the Calliphora vicina unplaced genomic scaffold, idCalVici1.1 scaffold_18, whole genome shotgun sequence genome:
- the LOC135963151 gene encoding troponin C isoform X2, protein MSSIVVDEDLTPEQIAVLQKAFNSFDNQKSGSIPTEMVADILRLMGQPFDKKILEELIEEVDEDKSGRLEFGEFVQLAAKFIVEEDAEAMQKELREAFRLYDKQGNGYIPTTCLKEILKELDDQLTDHELDIMIEEIDSDGSGTVDFDEFMEMMTGE, encoded by the exons ATGAGTTCAATCGTAGTT GATGAAGATCTTACACCCGAGCAAATTGCTg TTTTGCAAAAGGCTTTCAACAGTTTCGATAATCAAAAAAGTGGCAGTATTCCAACCGAAATGGTGGCGGATATTTTGCGCTTGATGGGTCAACCTTTTGATAAGAAAATCCTCGAAGAACTTATTGAAGAAGTTGATGAAGATA AATCCGGCCGTTTGGAATTTGGTGAGTTCGTACAATTGGCTGCCAAATTCATTGTTGAAGAAGATGCCGAAGCGATGCAAAAAGAATTGCGTGAAGCTTTCCGTCTGTATGACAAACAAGGCAACGGTTATATTCCCACAACCTGTCTTAAGGAAATCCTTAAAGAATTGGACGATCAATTGACTGATCATGAATTGGATATTATGATTGAGGAAATTGATTCGGATGGTTCTGGAACAGTTGATTTTGATG AATTCATGGAAATGATGACAGGCGAATAA
- the LOC135963151 gene encoding troponin C isoform X1, which yields MSSIVVQDEDLTPEQIAVLQKAFNSFDNQKSGSIPTEMVADILRLMGQPFDKKILEELIEEVDEDKSGRLEFGEFVQLAAKFIVEEDAEAMQKELREAFRLYDKQGNGYIPTTCLKEILKELDDQLTDHELDIMIEEIDSDGSGTVDFDEFMEMMTGE from the exons ATGAGTTCAATCGTAGTT CAGGATGAAGATCTTACACCCGAGCAAATTGCTg TTTTGCAAAAGGCTTTCAACAGTTTCGATAATCAAAAAAGTGGCAGTATTCCAACCGAAATGGTGGCGGATATTTTGCGCTTGATGGGTCAACCTTTTGATAAGAAAATCCTCGAAGAACTTATTGAAGAAGTTGATGAAGATA AATCCGGCCGTTTGGAATTTGGTGAGTTCGTACAATTGGCTGCCAAATTCATTGTTGAAGAAGATGCCGAAGCGATGCAAAAAGAATTGCGTGAAGCTTTCCGTCTGTATGACAAACAAGGCAACGGTTATATTCCCACAACCTGTCTTAAGGAAATCCTTAAAGAATTGGACGATCAATTGACTGATCATGAATTGGATATTATGATTGAGGAAATTGATTCGGATGGTTCTGGAACAGTTGATTTTGATG AATTCATGGAAATGATGACAGGCGAATAA